In Cyprinus carpio isolate SPL01 chromosome A1, ASM1834038v1, whole genome shotgun sequence, the following proteins share a genomic window:
- the LOC109055793 gene encoding homeobox protein engrailed-1-like isoform X2, whose protein sequence is MEEQKDQNSRDSTDSESVSLSPNIPSPPILPHQAAQQAHRTTNFFIDNILRPDFGCKKDLGSRDRAQTSGRENVNPMVIRPSHNSSLCQDSNCSSDSTSSSSSSSPSSKQTSTKLVEGNGTTTARYGENTTSIMVVNSNGGTSQVKESQPNLLWPAWVYCTRYSDRPSSGPRTRKLKKKKSEKEDKRPRTAFTAEQLQRLKAEFQANRYITEQRRQSLAQELNLNESQIKIWFQNKRAKIKKASGYKNGLALQLMAQGLYNHSTTTVQEDKDDSE, encoded by the exons ATGGAGGAGCAAAAGGATCAAAACAGTCGTGATTCGACTGACTCTGAGAGCGTCTCGCTCTCACCCAATATACCATCCCCTCCGATTTTACCTCACCAGGCTGCGCAGCAAGCCCACAGAACCACGAACTTTTTCATCGACAATATTCTAAGGCCAGATTTTGGCTGCAAGAAAGATCTTGGGAGTAGGGACCGGGCGCAAACCTCGGGTAGGGAGAATGTTAACCCTATGGTGATAAGGCCGTCGCATAATAGCAGCCTTTGCCAGGATTCAAACTGCAGTAGTGACAGCACTTCTTCATCCTCGTCTTCTTCGCCATCCTCAAAGCAGACCTCTACAAAGCTTGTCGAAGGAAATGGAACTACCACAGCAAGGTACGGGGAGAATACGACGTCGATAATGGTGGTGAACTCTAACGGGGGAACTTCGCAAGTAAAAGAATCGCAGCCTAATTTACTATGGCCTGCGTGGGTTTACTGCACCAGATACTCGGACAGACCTTCATCTG GCCCAAGGACACGAAaattgaaaaagaagaagagcgAGAAGGAAGACAAGCGACCGAGAACCGCTTTCACGGCTGAACAGCTGCAGAGACTTAAAGCCGAGTTCCAAGCGAATCGGTACATTACGGAGCAGCGGAGACAGTCGCTGGCACAGGAACTCAACCTCAATGAGTCACAAATAAAAATCTGGTTCCAGAATAAGAGGGCCAAAATCAAAAAGGCCTCTGGCTATAAGAACGGCCTTGCTCTTCAGCTCATGGCTCAAGGACTCTATAACCATTCCACAACAACAGTTCAAGAAGATAAAGACGATAGCGAATAA
- the LOC109055793 gene encoding homeobox protein engrailed-1-like isoform X1 yields MEEQKDQNSRDSTDSESVSLSPNIPSPPILPHQAAQQAHRTTNFFIDNILRPDFGCKKDLGSRDRAQTSGRENVNPMVIRPSHNSSLCQDSNCSSDSTSSSSSSSPSSKQTSTKLVEGNGTTTARYGENTTSIMVVNSNGGTSQVKESQPNLLWPAWVYCTRYSDRPSSVSTLGPRTRKLKKKKSEKEDKRPRTAFTAEQLQRLKAEFQANRYITEQRRQSLAQELNLNESQIKIWFQNKRAKIKKASGYKNGLALQLMAQGLYNHSTTTVQEDKDDSE; encoded by the exons ATGGAGGAGCAAAAGGATCAAAACAGTCGTGATTCGACTGACTCTGAGAGCGTCTCGCTCTCACCCAATATACCATCCCCTCCGATTTTACCTCACCAGGCTGCGCAGCAAGCCCACAGAACCACGAACTTTTTCATCGACAATATTCTAAGGCCAGATTTTGGCTGCAAGAAAGATCTTGGGAGTAGGGACCGGGCGCAAACCTCGGGTAGGGAGAATGTTAACCCTATGGTGATAAGGCCGTCGCATAATAGCAGCCTTTGCCAGGATTCAAACTGCAGTAGTGACAGCACTTCTTCATCCTCGTCTTCTTCGCCATCCTCAAAGCAGACCTCTACAAAGCTTGTCGAAGGAAATGGAACTACCACAGCAAGGTACGGGGAGAATACGACGTCGATAATGGTGGTGAACTCTAACGGGGGAACTTCGCAAGTAAAAGAATCGCAGCCTAATTTACTATGGCCTGCGTGGGTTTACTGCACCAGATACTCGGACAGACCTTCATCTG TTTCTACACTAGGCCCAAGGACACGAAaattgaaaaagaagaagagcgAGAAGGAAGACAAGCGACCGAGAACCGCTTTCACGGCTGAACAGCTGCAGAGACTTAAAGCCGAGTTCCAAGCGAATCGGTACATTACGGAGCAGCGGAGACAGTCGCTGGCACAGGAACTCAACCTCAATGAGTCACAAATAAAAATCTGGTTCCAGAATAAGAGGGCCAAAATCAAAAAGGCCTCTGGCTATAAGAACGGCCTTGCTCTTCAGCTCATGGCTCAAGGACTCTATAACCATTCCACAACAACAGTTCAAGAAGATAAAGACGATAGCGAATAA